Proteins from one Tsuneonella aeria genomic window:
- a CDS encoding ion transporter, with translation MTADSEPNRILENLDEWLRMPMLALSIAWLAIVLIELASGGSALLETIGVAIWIVFLIEFAVRFALADGKLAFLRSNWLTVLALIVPALRMVRALAVLRAARALRGLRLVRIVGTANRSMNALRVSLRRRRVGYVLALTMTVALLGAGGMLSFEPAGEVSGGFESYPHALWWTGMLLASIGSDYWPVTLEGRILTMLLSLYGLAVFGYVTAIFASFFVGRDAQAPAGPIVGSMDLSALRTEIEALRRDLADRRGPQPSA, from the coding sequence GTGACCGCCGACAGCGAACCCAATCGCATCCTCGAAAATCTTGACGAGTGGCTGCGCATGCCGATGCTGGCGCTCAGCATCGCCTGGCTGGCAATCGTGCTGATCGAGCTGGCCAGCGGCGGGAGCGCGCTGCTCGAAACGATCGGCGTTGCGATCTGGATCGTATTCCTGATCGAGTTTGCGGTGCGCTTCGCCCTCGCCGACGGGAAACTCGCGTTTCTTCGAAGCAACTGGCTCACGGTGCTCGCGCTGATCGTGCCTGCGCTACGGATGGTGCGCGCGCTCGCGGTGCTACGGGCTGCGCGGGCTCTTCGCGGACTTCGGCTCGTGCGGATCGTCGGCACCGCCAATCGCAGCATGAACGCCCTGCGCGTGTCGCTGCGGCGTCGCCGGGTGGGCTATGTGCTTGCGCTGACGATGACCGTGGCGCTGCTGGGCGCCGGCGGGATGCTGAGCTTCGAACCGGCGGGCGAAGTGTCCGGCGGTTTCGAATCCTATCCGCATGCGCTTTGGTGGACCGGCATGCTGCTTGCGAGCATCGGGAGCGATTATTGGCCTGTCACGCTGGAAGGCAGAATCCTCACCATGCTGCTGTCGCTCTACGGATTGGCGGTGTTCGGCTACGTGACCGCGATCTTCGCCAGTTTCTTCGTCGGCCGCGATGCCCAGGCGCCCGCCGGGCCGATCGTGGGAAGCATGGACCTTTCCGCGCTGCGCACCGAGATCGAGGCGCTGCGACGCGATCTTGCCGATCGTCGCGGGCCTCAGCCCAGTGCGTAA
- a CDS encoding MAPEG family protein: MILTVTLTSAAAAAIINIWLSIRIGQLRMAHKISIGDDAGGPLTARMRAQLNFVENTAFVLVLIAAIELSGRAGPWLAWVAAIYMLGRLAHGLGMDGGALGKGRMIGTLITMVTLLGLAIAAVLIVLGVI; the protein is encoded by the coding sequence ATGATTCTGACCGTTACGCTCACGTCGGCCGCGGCCGCCGCGATCATCAACATCTGGCTGTCGATTCGTATCGGCCAGCTTCGCATGGCGCACAAGATATCGATCGGCGACGATGCTGGCGGCCCGCTGACGGCGCGGATGCGTGCGCAGCTCAATTTCGTGGAAAATACCGCGTTCGTCCTGGTCCTGATCGCGGCAATCGAACTGTCCGGTCGGGCCGGCCCGTGGCTCGCCTGGGTTGCGGCTATCTACATGCTCGGTAGGCTGGCGCATGGCCTGGGGATGGATGGCGGCGCGCTGGGCAAGGGACGGATGATCGGAACGCTCATCACGATGGTGACGCTGCTCGGCCTGGCGATCGCCGCCGTGCTGATCGTGCTGGGCGTGATCTGA